ttcaagataaatatgtgaatttttttctattcttgCCTTTCATTTACATTTTGTAGGTGATAAGTTCAAGAGAGttaattattcatatttatgattttactttgaattatttCTGGTTTCAAGAATAGCTTAATAATTACTATCTCTGTCCCATATTAGATGTcaatcttattaaaaatatttgtcaatATTACTTGAcgagatagaattaattaattttttttattttatccttacAATTAATATGGTCTTTTAAATATAAACAATtcacaattttaattatttttatattctatgtatattgcattgatataaacaaaaaacaaaatggtaaaatttattaataatttcttaatcatcgtataaaattaaaagtacCCATCTAATATAGAATGGAGATagtaataaaaagataaaaataaaaaaataatatttaatttatatcctaattttttctttaataaatatacattactttataaatttaattaatataaaatagaatGAATAATTTATTCTCAATCAAATGACGTAAGAGTAAATCTACGATTACGACTGCGATTACTTGTATGAAAAATATGATGAGATGgcacaagaaaaagaaaagaaagcatACGAGGCCCTAGGGCGATTAGACCCTATCTTGCTAATCTAGTAATTGATAATGATGAATTTATATAAAGTAAAGTGACCTaaatttttaatcatttttccaCTAATAAAATAATACCCAATTTTCACCCGTGACCTAACGACGAAACTTCCATGTGCTCCCCAAGAGCccaaacaaacttcaaaaagTTACTCAAATAGTATTTTAATTATCCAAAAAAGGTGTAATCTCTTTCTGATTAATCTTTTTTTTCCCTCTGATACTCCATTTTTTTTCCCAAACAGATTCGATTCGATTCGATTCGATCCACCATTAGAATCCAATAATCACAAGTTTTTAAACCCCACAACTCCAATTGCTACACATCCTCTATTTTCCAATGTATTTTTAAGGTATGTTGTTTGTCTCTCTCAAACTCTCTCTGTCAATTTACCCTTTTTGACTGTTCAATTTTTGTTGAATAATGTGAAACCCGTTGCCTAAATTGACTATGATTTTCTGGGTTTTTACTTTTAATGGAAGTTATTAGATGATTTTACGTCTTGGGTTTgtattattttagtatttacGTTTCTTCTCTCTTGTTTCCTACTGTCATCGTGCTGTCGTAATTGCGTAGGTTTGTTTGCCGGTAAAAGGATAATGTAGAAGAGTCAAAGTCTATATTGAGTCGGTTTTGTATGATTACAAGTCTCAATTTGATAGCCGTCTTTCTCTTCTTAACcctgccgcgtcaagtagacaTATTCAAGAATCAAGATTCAGAAGCCATATAGAAACAGATTCAGATCCTTGGTGTATCAATTGggttttcttttttgattgattttgacAGGCCTTTTTGATTGATTGTGTTGTGGAACAAAGaaaaaattctctttttttgCTGAGAATTTTGTAGATAAGTTGACTTTGATGGGTGGCAAGAGTTCAAGGGAGGATAGTTGGAGGCAAGCTTCATCGACTCGATCTTCTTGGAATCAATATGATTATCCTCAAACTGCTTATCCTCAAGATAGTTATAGATATTCAACCCAGCAGGCGGCTGTTCCTTCTTATGCACCACCTCCACCATCGTCCCAACAGAATTATCCTCCACAGCCACAGCAGAGTTATGCTTCTCACGACCATGAAGCTCGGCCTCATGCTACACGACCGAGGCTTGACCGGAGATACTCGAGGATTGCAGACAATTATAATTCCCTGGACGAGGTATGAATTAGATTAAgcaatttgagtttttttaacaGTTCTATACTCCattataaattcagaatttggTACTTCTAGCACATGTTTTCATTGCTTCAGTTATCGCATTATGTTTCCCTACCTAGCTACTGCTTTCATAGCCATATTCCTTTTTTAAATCTGCTTTGAGATGTGGCACTTGAGCTGTGGGTCTATCAAAAATAGCCTCTTTGTAGTTTGTAGGGTAAGGTTTGCGAccctacttgtgggattacagTGAGaatgttgttggtgttgttgtacTTCTAGCACCTATATATTATGCTGAATGCCTTTGCATTCATCCAATAAGCTATGAAGGTGGGTCTGACAACTGAATCAAGAAAAGCTATTTAGGAGTAGGATTACAAATATGGGATTCATGGAGTTTTTCTTATCATAATTTTCTACGCGTGTGCAAGCACTAAAACTTCATAGAAGCTGTTTTCAAGGGGATGCTGAAAATAAGACTGCATATGGAAATAGAAAGTGAAAGAGAGTGAATGATGATGGACCAGATAACTGCAGATCTTAATATCAGATGATTATTTAACAGATCAAGAAAAAGTGAATGCTATAAGAACCATAGAATTTTGTAATTTTAGGGGGTTCCCTTATAAGGACATTGGCTCATGCTTTTTCaccttttatatataaaaaagggcagcccggtgcacttaaagctcccgctatgcgcagggtccggggaagggcccgaccacaagggtctgttgtacgcagccttaccttgcatttctgtcagaggctgtttccaaggcttgaacccgtgacctcctggtcacatggcagcaactttaccagttactccaaggctccccttctcaCCTTTTatatatgataatttttttttaaaattagaacTATGTATGATAAAattgcaatttatttttaatcaggTGACTGAAGCCCTTGCACGAGCTGGCTTGGAGTCTTCGAATCTAATTGTGGGTATTGATTTCACCAAGAGCAATGAATGGACAGGTTAAGCTTTGTTCTTCCTTTCCTGCCTCTCTCTGATTAGTTGCATGCTATATTTTTCAATATTCTAAAGTTGACATATGCTCGCTCTTTAGGTAAGAGGTCTTTTGGTAGTCGGAGCCTACATCACATTGGGCAGAATTTGAACCCATATGAGCAAGCAATTTCTATAATTGGAAAAACCTTAGCGGCATTTGATGAGGATAACTTGATTCCGTGTTTCGGATTCGGAGATGGTAACTCTATGAGCCTTCTTTTTTTAATCCATAGAAGTTTTTCTTTTGGATTTGCTCAGTACGAGATTAATATTTTGTTCCATGTGGATAATTTTTTGACAGCATCAACTCATGATCAAGATGTATTCAGTTTCTTTCCCGATGAAAGATTTTGTAATGGTTTTGAGGAAGTTCTGTCTCGTTACAGAGAAATTGTCCCCCAGCTGAAGCTTGCAGGTTTAAATTCTACTACAGCCAATTTACTGCCTTAGACTCAGTaattgattgagtttacttAGATACCTTTTCATTTTGTTGCAGGACCAACATCATTTGCCCCGGTCATTGATATGGCCATGACAATAGTTGAGCAGAGTGGAGGCCAGTACCATGTTCTATTAATCATTGCAGATGGGCAGGTAATATGTTTTATCAATCTACATCTCTGTCCAaatacaagacaagaacaataacgaaTAGCACACTGACACAGCTTAACTTAGCTTTAGTTTCATAGTGCATGAGTTAGTTGGATTTCCTTGTTGGTTGTCATATCTGagtgtattaaaattatatattataatttgtaTTTCTATGTCTGGTCAGGTAACTAAAAGTGTTGATACTGGCCGTGGACAATTAAGTCCGCAGGAGCAGAAAACTGTGGATGCAATCGTACAAGCAAGGTACTTGCCTCTAGTATCCTTGTGCTGACTGCCATTTGTATTAGTAAAATCTTTTGGTTCCATTACATGCTGCTTTTCATACTTATGCTCAAATTCTGGAGTGCATTGTATTATTTCGTGCAGCAAGTTTCCCTTGTCAATTATACTGGTTGGGGTTGGCGATGGACCCTGGGATATGATGAAGGAATTTGATGATAATATTCCTGCTAGGGACTTTGATAATTTCCaggttggtggtggtggtctaGATTGTGGCATCTCTTATTGCTTATCTAGGAACATTTTCCTTTTATGTGGTTTAATTGCTAATTTCTTTTGCTAGTTTGTCAATTTCACGGAGATCATGGCCAAAAATGTGCCTCAAAGTCGAAAGGAGACGGAGTTTGCTCTTTCAGCATTGATGGAAGTCCCTTCACAATATAAAGCGACGATGGAACTTAACTTACTGGGGTCAGATTTCACTCTGCCTATTTGTTCATGTATTTGTCTGTTTTCAATCTGATATACGTCTCTCCTGACCTTCCCTGTCAAGTTATAGGTGATGACGTTTTCTAATTTCTTAATTGCAGTGGACAAAGTGGAAAATCTCCCAGTAGGGTAGCTCTTCCTCCTCCTATGTATGGGGCAAGTTCTGTCAGTGGTTCAAAGACCTCACGTGCACCAAGTTTTCAGCAGCCTGCAAGTTCTTATTATGGTTATGGAAGCCCTGCAGATGCAGCTCCACATTTTCAGCCGACTTCAAGTTCTTATTATGACCGTGCTCACCCAGTTGACACTGCTCCATCTGCTCCGAGCTCTCCCTACATTGCTCCCAGTTCTACATATGACAATCAGGTAAACCAGAAAACTCACATTTGCTTTGTACTGCTGCATTTCAATTTCTTTTGATCTTTTGTAGCTGGTTTTATAAATAAACGACAC
The sequence above is a segment of the Solanum dulcamara chromosome 11, daSolDulc1.2, whole genome shotgun sequence genome. Coding sequences within it:
- the LOC129873529 gene encoding E3 ubiquitin-protein ligase RGLG2-like, producing MGGKSSREDSWRQASSTRSSWNQYDYPQTAYPQDSYRYSTQQAAVPSYAPPPPSSQQNYPPQPQQSYASHDHEARPHATRPRLDRRYSRIADNYNSLDEVTEALARAGLESSNLIVGIDFTKSNEWTGKRSFGSRSLHHIGQNLNPYEQAISIIGKTLAAFDEDNLIPCFGFGDASTHDQDVFSFFPDERFCNGFEEVLSRYREIVPQLKLAGPTSFAPVIDMAMTIVEQSGGQYHVLLIIADGQVTKSVDTGRGQLSPQEQKTVDAIVQASKFPLSIILVGVGDGPWDMMKEFDDNIPARDFDNFQFVNFTEIMAKNVPQSRKETEFALSALMEVPSQYKATMELNLLGGQSGKSPSRVALPPPMYGASSVSGSKTSRAPSFQQPASSYYGYGSPADAAPHFQPTSSSYYDRAHPVDTAPSAPSSPYIAPSSTYDNQVCPICLTNPKDMAFGCGHQTCCECGRALENCPICRSTIQTRIKLY